One part of the Desulfonema ishimotonii genome encodes these proteins:
- a CDS encoding helix-turn-helix domain-containing protein, which yields MLTSVAKEHGTFGPKGTVIRFPLTHEDLEFLTGAHRVSITRAMKALKKNGQNHL from the coding sequence GTGCTCACCAGTGTTGCCAAAGAGCACGGAACGTTCGGCCCGAAAGGAACCGTCATCCGGTTCCCGCTGACCCACGAAGACCTGGAGTTTTTAACCGGAGCCCACCGGGTCAGCATTACCCGCGCCATGAAGGCGCTGAAAAAAAACGGGCAAAATCATCTATGA
- a CDS encoding 2Fe-2S iron-sulfur cluster-binding protein: MIKFTIDGRVVEAEKGMTVLAVARAHKIRIPALCYHPALKSAGSCRLCAVEVIGETGQGKTMLSCIIRAKEGLVVRTTGELVEKARTLAFQRLLQMAPQSVRLRALADEYGISPGSSEVRPEPLPDGCIRCRLCIRVCKEVVGVEALKIEKRDGTPFVVPVANRCIGCGTCANLCPTDAIRLEDNAGIRTLMIRDEVIGQHPLERCERCGQHYATPEFLHYVEERTARLPHVRAQHHYCPTCARQQMSDRSPVPPGILSKLN, encoded by the coding sequence ATGATAAAATTTACCATAGACGGCAGGGTCGTCGAAGCGGAAAAGGGGATGACGGTGCTGGCCGTGGCCCGTGCCCATAAGATCAGAATCCCGGCCCTCTGCTACCACCCTGCCCTGAAGTCGGCCGGCTCATGCCGGTTATGCGCGGTCGAGGTCATCGGAGAGACCGGGCAGGGAAAAACCATGCTTTCCTGTATCATCAGGGCAAAGGAGGGGCTGGTGGTCAGGACCACGGGGGAGCTGGTGGAAAAGGCCCGGACCCTGGCCTTTCAGCGACTGTTGCAGATGGCCCCGCAGTCCGTGAGGCTCCGGGCGCTGGCCGATGAATACGGCATCAGCCCGGGGTCATCCGAGGTCAGGCCGGAGCCGCTGCCGGACGGATGTATCCGCTGCCGTCTCTGCATCCGCGTCTGCAAGGAGGTCGTAGGGGTTGAAGCCCTGAAAATAGAAAAGCGGGATGGCACCCCCTTTGTGGTCCCTGTGGCAAACCGGTGTATCGGATGCGGAACCTGTGCCAACCTCTGCCCCACCGACGCCATCCGGCTGGAAGATAATGCGGGCATTCGGACCCTGATGATCCGGGATGAGGTGATCGGGCAGCACCCTCTGGAGCGGTGTGAGAGGTGTGGCCAGCACTACGCAACCCCGGAATTTCTCCATTATGTCGAAGAACGGACCGCTCGCCTTCCCCACGTCAGGGCGCAACACCACTACTGCCCGACCTGTGCCAGGCAGCAGATGTCTGACCGGTCACCGGTTCCGCCGGGGATTTTGTCAAAATTAAACTGA
- a CDS encoding restriction endonuclease subunit S, with protein MNVVSDYKNKGGGLMGYPAYPVYSESGNQWIGIMPSHWTLLRTDFTTASDKLQVGKEAMENSQVFHYSIPNVQKFGTAQVEEGNDIDSSKLRVIRKQILISKLNPRKATICIAEPHEDFLTVCSGEFVPIVPERNLCLRYCYYALLSDKVTKLLSSKVQSVTRSHQRVNPDDIRKLIWSWPPIVEQQKIADFLDWKTARIDSLIAKKKQLIEKLREKRMALITQAVTKGLDPDAPMRDSGIPWLGEVPEHWEVKRLKFILKSCKGAIKTGPFGSQLHSSEMIYNDVKVYNQKTVIKRDINGGDNYISKEKFKELKAFEIFKNDLLITTRGTIGRCMVVPNDAQQGILHPCLMRIQVDELLSFNRFVEILIQESDLVLKQLQLMSNATTIEVIYSDSLKEVLIPAPPEDEQRSIAKFLDTKINKVDGLILKNEQLIKKLTEYRTALITAATTGKIDVRNIRIPKTDKPETTENAS; from the coding sequence ATGAATGTCGTTTCGGATTATAAAAATAAAGGAGGAGGTTTGATGGGGTATCCGGCTTATCCGGTATATTCAGAATCTGGCAATCAGTGGATAGGTATAATGCCATCACACTGGACTCTCTTACGCACTGACTTCACAACTGCTTCCGATAAACTCCAAGTTGGTAAGGAGGCAATGGAGAACAGCCAAGTTTTTCATTACTCAATCCCCAATGTTCAAAAATTTGGAACAGCTCAAGTAGAAGAAGGCAATGATATTGATTCCTCAAAACTTCGAGTGATAAGAAAACAAATTTTAATTTCAAAACTTAATCCAAGAAAAGCAACTATTTGCATAGCAGAACCCCATGAAGATTTTCTCACCGTTTGCTCTGGGGAATTTGTCCCTATTGTGCCAGAGCGGAATTTATGTCTGCGTTATTGCTATTATGCATTGCTTTCTGACAAAGTTACAAAATTACTGTCCAGCAAAGTACAATCAGTCACTCGAAGCCACCAACGGGTTAATCCTGACGACATTAGAAAACTCATTTGGTCATGGCCGCCGATTGTCGAACAACAAAAAATAGCCGACTTCCTCGACTGGAAAACAGCCCGGATTGACAGCCTGATTGCAAAAAAGAAGCAGCTCATTGAAAAACTCAGGGAAAAGCGCATGGCACTGATCACCCAGGCCGTCACCAAGGGCCTCGACCCCGACGCCCCCATGCGGGATTCCGGCATTCCGTGGCTTGGGGAAGTGCCGGAGCATTGGGAGGTGAAAAGGTTGAAGTTTATTTTAAAAAGCTGTAAAGGTGCAATAAAAACAGGCCCGTTTGGAAGCCAACTCCACAGTTCCGAGATGATTTATAATGATGTGAAAGTTTATAACCAAAAAACAGTGATCAAGCGGGATATAAATGGTGGAGACAATTACATCTCAAAAGAAAAATTCAAAGAACTTAAAGCCTTTGAAATCTTTAAAAATGATTTATTAATTACAACCCGTGGCACGATTGGGCGCTGCATGGTTGTTCCAAACGATGCCCAACAAGGTATCCTTCACCCATGCTTAATGCGAATTCAAGTTGATGAACTTTTGAGCTTTAACCGATTTGTGGAAATCTTAATCCAGGAGAGCGATTTAGTATTAAAACAACTACAACTAATGAGTAACGCAACAACTATTGAAGTCATTTACTCTGATTCACTCAAAGAAGTGTTGATCCCTGCCCCGCCCGAAGATGAGCAACGTTCAATTGCAAAGTTTCTCGACACTAAGATAAACAAAGTTGACGGCCTAATCCTCAAAAATGAACAGCTCATAAAGAAACTCACCGAATACCGCACTGCCCTGATCACCGCCGCCACCACCGGCAAAATAGATGTCCGAAACATCAGAATCCCCAAAACGGACAAACCGGAAACCACGGAAAACGCCTCATGA
- a CDS encoding FmdE family protein, protein MTHQNDQNTSTRLCQELYWCRDHKGRCYSYEEALEMIRDFHGYPAPGMVIGVKMVSLAMEHLPKDILFDAISETSSCLPDAVQLLTLCTIGNSWLKIVDLTRYAVTLYDKYNGNGVRVFIDPEKLKAWPEFYTWLYKLRPKKEQDSDRLFDEIRTGGDQVLTVETVRVRPRYLVRHSKGEIGTCPLCGDAYPVAHGVICRGCQGQSPYQSSSPAPESAAEMPPVRAIPAEAVAGNRALHDMTRIIPGQEKGPAFTHGQEFTAGDVCRLQQMGRQRVYVADDSVHEGWVHENDVALAFAKNMAGEGVTFQTPPREGKITLEAARDGLLTVDVNRLAAFNMVEGVMCASRKGFEVVRRGEQLAATRAIPLFLSEPVFQTAKSVLADTPLFSVLPLRKAKVGVLVTGTEVFRGLIKDSFIPIIRSKVSPYGCEIVETGIVPDDRQAIRTGVEQMLRAGAELVITTAGLSVDPDDVTRQGLADAGCTEMIYGAPVLPGAMTLLAKIGDVRVMGVPACGLYHNITSFDLLLPRLLAGLEITRQDLAALGHGAFCRECKTCTFPKCAFGK, encoded by the coding sequence ATGACACATCAAAACGATCAGAACACCTCAACCCGGTTATGCCAGGAACTGTACTGGTGCAGAGACCATAAAGGCCGGTGTTACAGCTATGAGGAAGCCCTGGAGATGATCCGGGACTTTCACGGATATCCGGCCCCCGGTATGGTCATCGGCGTAAAGATGGTTTCCCTTGCGATGGAGCATCTCCCGAAAGATATCCTGTTCGATGCCATCAGTGAAACGTCCAGCTGTCTCCCCGACGCCGTGCAACTGCTGACCCTGTGTACCATCGGCAACAGCTGGCTTAAAATTGTCGATCTGACCCGGTATGCCGTGACCCTGTATGACAAGTACAACGGAAACGGCGTCCGGGTTTTCATCGACCCGGAAAAGCTGAAAGCATGGCCGGAGTTTTACACCTGGCTGTACAAACTCAGACCCAAAAAAGAGCAGGATTCCGATCGCCTGTTTGATGAAATCCGCACCGGCGGCGATCAGGTGCTGACAGTGGAAACGGTCCGGGTCCGGCCCCGGTATCTCGTCAGACACAGCAAGGGGGAAATCGGCACCTGTCCCCTGTGCGGCGATGCCTATCCGGTCGCCCACGGCGTCATCTGCAGGGGATGTCAGGGGCAGTCACCGTATCAGTCGTCATCTCCGGCACCGGAGAGTGCGGCAGAAATGCCGCCCGTGCGCGCCATTCCGGCGGAAGCAGTGGCCGGAAACCGGGCGCTTCACGATATGACCCGCATCATCCCCGGTCAGGAAAAGGGACCGGCCTTTACCCACGGGCAGGAGTTCACCGCCGGGGATGTCTGCCGTCTCCAGCAGATGGGACGCCAGCGGGTTTATGTGGCAGATGACAGCGTTCACGAGGGCTGGGTCCATGAAAATGACGTTGCCCTGGCCTTTGCAAAAAATATGGCCGGTGAGGGCGTGACCTTTCAGACGCCGCCCCGTGAGGGTAAGATCACCCTTGAAGCGGCCCGTGACGGTCTGCTGACCGTGGACGTGAACCGGCTGGCGGCTTTCAATATGGTCGAAGGGGTCATGTGTGCATCGCGCAAGGGCTTTGAAGTGGTCCGCAGGGGCGAACAGCTCGCAGCCACACGGGCCATCCCCCTGTTTCTCTCCGAACCCGTCTTTCAGACCGCGAAATCGGTGCTGGCGGACACCCCGCTTTTCAGCGTTCTGCCCCTGAGAAAGGCAAAGGTCGGCGTGCTGGTGACCGGAACCGAGGTCTTCCGGGGGCTGATCAAAGACAGCTTCATCCCGATTATCCGTTCCAAGGTCAGCCCCTACGGATGTGAGATCGTCGAAACCGGCATTGTCCCGGATGACCGGCAGGCCATCCGAACGGGGGTGGAACAGATGCTCCGTGCCGGGGCCGAGCTGGTGATAACGACCGCCGGGCTGTCGGTGGACCCGGACGATGTGACCCGGCAGGGACTTGCGGATGCCGGATGCACGGAGATGATCTATGGCGCACCCGTATTGCCGGGGGCCATGACCCTGCTGGCGAAGATCGGTGATGTCCGGGTCATGGGCGTTCCGGCCTGCGGGCTGTACCACAACATCACCAGCTTTGACCTGCTGCTGCCCCGTCTGCTGGCCGGTTTGGAGATCACGCGGCAGGATCTGGCCGCCCTGGGCCACGGCGCATTCTGCCGGGAATGCAAAACCTGTACGTTTCCCAAATGCGCGTTCGGGAAATAG
- a CDS encoding molybdopterin-dependent oxidoreductase, with the protein MSEKRYSICGMCTCRCPIMAEVENNEIRFLQGSPHFPAMKGAVCPRGAAGPALIRDRERPRNPMIRVGERGGGQWREVSWDEALDYVADKMKAAMDKYGARTVAFTDRGGPFRDMHQAFLRGLGTPNYCNHDSSCARNVQHAALSVTGMGRKAVSYDLKNARHVILQFRNIFEAVNVQEVNNLMDAMDNGCRLTVIDIRANISASKADNFFMIRPGTDYAFNLAVIRELLETTQYNVEYARLHIKDLDKLAAFVQPYTPEWAEAETGIPAHELRRFVRELAQAAPSVIWHPGWMAARYKTSFYVCRSIYIINALLGAIGAKGGLPLVSKPGDVGRKGLKKLTDLYPKPEEKRADGVGWRYKQFESGPGLTHLLYEAMDTADPYPVKAYICFRHDPLMAFPEPERLKEIFSKLDLMVSVTFTWSDTAWFSDVVLPLSPYLERESVLACKNGLKPYFFRRQRVVEPRFDTRAEWEIWAGLAKRLGLDELAFESAEDIWNFQLEGTGVSVGDFDATGKVGLTDTPQYRAMEDLTFKTPSGKIEMISEKLEALDIPSLLPYESPEKPEEGSFRLTFGRCALHTQGHTVNNPMLFEQMPENVLWINSGSAETLGIADGDTVAVTQNGYTETIRAKVTDFIHPEAVFVIHGFGHRLPPESRARNRGLADNKFMKGGLDIWDKVGGAVAYQEHFVKVRKV; encoded by the coding sequence ATGTCCGAAAAGAGATACAGTATCTGCGGCATGTGTACGTGCCGCTGTCCGATTATGGCGGAAGTGGAAAATAATGAAATCAGATTTCTACAGGGAAGCCCCCATTTTCCGGCCATGAAGGGCGCAGTCTGTCCGCGCGGGGCGGCCGGCCCGGCCCTGATCAGAGACCGGGAGCGGCCCCGGAATCCCATGATCCGCGTGGGAGAGAGAGGCGGGGGCCAGTGGCGTGAAGTGTCATGGGATGAGGCCCTCGACTACGTGGCCGACAAAATGAAGGCTGCCATGGACAAATACGGGGCGCGGACCGTTGCCTTCACCGACCGGGGCGGACCGTTCCGGGACATGCACCAGGCCTTCCTCCGGGGGCTGGGGACGCCCAACTACTGCAACCATGATTCCTCCTGCGCCCGTAATGTGCAGCACGCGGCCCTTTCTGTCACCGGCATGGGCCGCAAGGCCGTCTCCTATGACCTGAAAAACGCGCGTCATGTGATTTTGCAGTTTCGCAATATTTTTGAGGCGGTCAACGTCCAGGAGGTCAACAACCTCATGGACGCCATGGACAACGGATGCCGACTGACAGTTATCGACATCCGGGCCAATATCTCGGCCAGCAAGGCGGACAATTTCTTTATGATCCGGCCCGGTACAGATTACGCCTTTAACCTGGCGGTCATCCGTGAGCTGCTGGAGACAACACAGTACAATGTCGAATACGCCCGGCTGCACATTAAGGATTTGGACAAGCTCGCCGCCTTTGTTCAGCCGTACACGCCGGAGTGGGCCGAGGCGGAAACCGGAATTCCGGCCCATGAGCTGAGGCGGTTTGTCCGTGAACTGGCCCAGGCCGCCCCGTCGGTGATCTGGCATCCGGGATGGATGGCCGCCCGCTACAAAACCTCCTTTTACGTGTGCCGTTCCATTTATATCATCAATGCCCTGCTGGGGGCCATCGGCGCAAAGGGGGGCCTGCCGCTGGTGAGCAAACCCGGTGATGTGGGCCGCAAGGGCCTGAAAAAGCTGACAGATCTTTATCCCAAGCCGGAAGAAAAGCGGGCGGACGGTGTGGGGTGGCGGTACAAACAGTTTGAGAGCGGACCGGGCCTGACCCATCTGCTCTACGAGGCCATGGACACTGCGGACCCCTATCCGGTCAAAGCCTATATCTGCTTTCGCCATGACCCGCTCATGGCCTTTCCCGAACCCGAACGGCTGAAGGAGATCTTCAGCAAGCTGGACCTGATGGTCTCTGTCACCTTTACCTGGTCGGATACGGCCTGGTTCTCGGATGTGGTTCTGCCGCTCTCACCCTATCTGGAGCGGGAGAGCGTTCTGGCCTGTAAAAACGGCCTCAAGCCCTATTTCTTCCGGCGGCAGCGGGTGGTGGAGCCGCGATTTGACACCAGGGCCGAGTGGGAAATCTGGGCCGGGCTGGCCAAACGGCTGGGGCTGGATGAACTGGCCTTTGAATCTGCCGAGGATATCTGGAACTTCCAACTGGAGGGCACAGGGGTTTCGGTCGGGGATTTTGACGCCACCGGCAAGGTCGGGCTGACCGACACGCCGCAGTACCGGGCAATGGAGGATCTGACTTTCAAAACGCCGTCCGGCAAAATCGAGATGATTTCTGAAAAGCTGGAGGCGCTGGATATTCCGTCCCTGCTGCCCTATGAATCACCGGAAAAGCCGGAAGAGGGTTCCTTCCGCCTGACCTTTGGCCGGTGTGCCCTTCACACCCAGGGCCACACAGTCAACAACCCCATGCTCTTTGAGCAGATGCCGGAAAACGTCCTGTGGATCAACAGCGGTTCGGCAGAGACGCTGGGCATCGCCGACGGCGATACCGTTGCAGTCACACAGAACGGCTACACCGAGACCATCAGGGCCAAAGTGACGGATTTTATTCATCCCGAGGCGGTCTTTGTCATTCACGGCTTTGGCCACAGGCTCCCCCCGGAGAGCCGGGCCCGTAACCGGGGGCTGGCGGATAACAAATTCATGAAGGGCGGCCTGGATATCTGGGACAAAGTCGGCGGAGCCGTCGCCTATCAGGAGCATTTTGTAAAGGTGCGGAAGGTGTGA
- a CDS encoding DUF3786 domain-containing protein, whose protein sequence is MSNINNPMEIFKLLNGSNCRECNEKTCLAFAVAVFKGKKPIHACPHLEKEVIDRYGGAIETPNTVDEYKAEAIETLKQKIALSDLSEAAKRLGARFSDNELSIKIFGKEFSVDTEGSISSEVHINAYMVVPALNYILNGSGKSPNGNWITFRELTGGPSRYAHFQQRCERPLKQVADTYTDLFKDMLEIFDGKQIVTHIDSDVSIILHPLPLFPMMVCYWKPEDGLESDLHIYFDSTSDDNLDIESIYTLNEGVALMFEKIALRHSA, encoded by the coding sequence ATGTCAAATATCAATAATCCCATGGAAATCTTTAAGCTGTTGAATGGTTCCAACTGTAGAGAATGTAATGAAAAAACCTGCCTGGCATTTGCAGTGGCCGTGTTTAAGGGGAAAAAACCGATACATGCGTGTCCTCATTTGGAAAAAGAAGTGATTGACCGGTACGGGGGAGCCATTGAAACACCCAACACTGTTGATGAATATAAGGCGGAAGCCATTGAAACACTAAAGCAAAAGATAGCCCTGAGTGATCTTTCCGAAGCAGCGAAACGCCTGGGAGCCCGGTTTTCCGACAATGAACTGAGCATAAAAATTTTTGGCAAGGAGTTCAGTGTTGATACCGAGGGCAGCATATCATCCGAAGTTCATATCAATGCATATATGGTCGTGCCTGCATTGAACTATATCCTGAACGGATCGGGTAAATCTCCGAACGGGAACTGGATCACATTTCGGGAGCTGACCGGCGGGCCTTCCCGATATGCTCATTTTCAGCAACGTTGTGAAAGACCGTTAAAGCAGGTTGCCGACACCTATACGGATCTGTTTAAAGATATGCTGGAAATTTTCGATGGAAAGCAAATTGTCACTCATATTGATTCGGACGTTTCGATTATTTTGCATCCCCTGCCTCTTTTTCCTATGATGGTTTGCTACTGGAAACCGGAAGATGGCCTTGAGTCTGATCTTCACATCTATTTTGATTCCACGTCTGACGACAATCTTGACATTGAATCGATCTATACACTGAATGAAGGTGTTGCTTTGATGTTCGAGAAGATCGCCTTGCGGCATAGCGCTTAA
- a CDS encoding type I restriction-modification system subunit M, with protein sequence MTGMQELNAFRDRGDVIWNIANLLRGPYRPPQYRRVMIPLTVLRRLDCVLEPTKDQVIAMHRKFKAEVKTDGSAKYDAETIEKIISQKFGLTFYNTSEFTFQKLLGDPDKLVANFTNFMAGFSSRARRIIEKFKFEEELEKLDEANRLFEVIKEVAAVDLHPDRIPNIAMGYLFEDLVRRFNEQANEEAGDHFTPREVIRLMVNILFTHDDLVYREGKVIKVYDPACGTGGMLSESEKLITAPEKGLNPGANLELFGQEYNPEAYAICGSDLMIKGEDVKNIIFGNTLGTGRSKEGFVDGDGHANEQFHYMLANPPFGVEWKPEKSHVTKEHNDFGFNGRFGPGLPRINDGALLFLLHMISKMEAPPDKDGEGSRIAIVFNGSPLFTGDAGGGESNIRRWIIENDMLEAIIGLPDQLFYNTGIYTYVWIVTNRKRPERRGRVQLINGAEFAWKMKKSLGNKRKRIGDGTEGAPDHIKVLTRLYGDFRNDVRMTLEEIQTNIDPNRDPSKSLCVSKIFDNREFGYLKITVERPLRLNFAVTDERIERFRASSYFVNLAVSKKRKDKNKAAEEMEKGRIAQNAILDVLTVMKADFSGGEAVRDRGVFEKQVAKAFKKAGVRLDAALKKALLAPGSLGEKDPGAEICVNKKGEPEPDADLRDTENVPFPADIPLPLPLDYRGKKKTSKVDVTGLLALVQDHCEAYLRAEVLPYRPDAWIDHDKIKVGYEIPFNRHFYEYEPPRPLEEIEADIHGLEKEIMAMLREVTV encoded by the coding sequence ATGACAGGTATGCAGGAGCTGAATGCATTCAGGGACAGGGGCGATGTGATCTGGAACATCGCCAATCTTTTGCGGGGACCGTACCGGCCGCCCCAATATCGGCGGGTCATGATTCCGCTGACGGTGCTGCGCCGTCTTGACTGCGTTCTGGAACCCACCAAAGACCAGGTTATTGCGATGCACCGGAAGTTCAAAGCCGAGGTCAAAACGGACGGTTCAGCCAAATATGACGCCGAGACCATTGAGAAAATCATCAGTCAGAAATTCGGGCTGACGTTTTACAATACCAGTGAGTTCACTTTTCAGAAACTGCTGGGCGACCCCGACAAGCTGGTTGCGAATTTCACCAATTTCATGGCCGGGTTTTCTTCCCGCGCGCGCAGAATTATTGAAAAATTCAAGTTTGAAGAAGAGCTTGAAAAGCTCGACGAAGCCAACCGGTTGTTTGAAGTCATCAAAGAGGTGGCTGCCGTTGATCTCCACCCCGACCGCATCCCCAATATTGCAATGGGCTATCTTTTTGAAGATCTGGTCCGGCGATTCAACGAGCAGGCCAATGAAGAGGCCGGAGACCATTTCACCCCGCGCGAGGTGATCCGGCTCATGGTGAATATTCTGTTCACCCATGACGACCTTGTTTACAGGGAAGGCAAGGTGATCAAGGTTTACGATCCGGCCTGCGGAACGGGTGGGATGCTTTCGGAGTCTGAAAAACTGATCACCGCCCCGGAAAAGGGCCTCAACCCCGGTGCCAATCTTGAACTTTTCGGCCAGGAATACAACCCTGAAGCGTATGCCATCTGCGGTTCCGATCTCATGATCAAGGGCGAGGATGTGAAAAACATCATTTTCGGCAACACCCTGGGCACCGGCAGATCCAAAGAGGGGTTTGTTGACGGAGACGGTCATGCCAATGAACAATTTCATTACATGCTGGCCAATCCGCCTTTTGGCGTGGAGTGGAAACCGGAAAAAAGTCACGTTACCAAAGAACACAACGATTTCGGTTTTAACGGGCGTTTCGGTCCCGGCCTGCCGCGCATCAATGACGGCGCGCTTCTGTTTCTTCTGCACATGATTTCAAAGATGGAAGCCCCGCCCGATAAAGACGGTGAAGGCTCGCGCATTGCCATTGTTTTTAACGGCTCGCCGCTGTTCACGGGTGATGCCGGCGGCGGAGAAAGCAATATCCGCCGCTGGATCATTGAAAATGACATGCTTGAGGCGATCATCGGCCTGCCCGATCAGCTTTTTTATAACACCGGCATTTATACCTATGTCTGGATTGTCACCAACCGCAAACGCCCCGAACGCCGGGGCAGGGTTCAGCTTATCAATGGCGCTGAGTTCGCGTGGAAGATGAAAAAAAGCCTCGGCAATAAGCGCAAACGCATTGGTGACGGCACCGAAGGTGCGCCCGATCATATCAAAGTGCTGACCCGGCTGTACGGGGATTTCAGGAACGATGTCCGCATGACCCTGGAAGAGATTCAGACCAATATTGATCCGAATCGGGACCCGTCCAAGAGCCTTTGTGTGAGCAAGATTTTTGATAACCGGGAGTTTGGTTATCTGAAAATCACGGTGGAACGGCCTTTGCGGCTGAATTTTGCCGTAACGGATGAGCGCATTGAGCGCTTCAGGGCGTCTTCGTATTTTGTTAATCTGGCGGTTTCCAAAAAGCGCAAGGATAAGAATAAGGCTGCCGAAGAGATGGAAAAAGGGCGGATCGCTCAGAATGCCATTCTTGATGTGCTGACGGTGATGAAGGCGGATTTTTCCGGGGGGGAAGCGGTCAGAGATCGCGGGGTTTTTGAGAAACAGGTTGCCAAGGCGTTTAAAAAGGCCGGGGTCAGATTGGATGCCGCTTTGAAAAAAGCGCTGCTGGCTCCCGGCAGCCTTGGGGAGAAAGATCCGGGGGCGGAGATCTGCGTTAATAAAAAGGGGGAGCCGGAACCGGATGCCGATTTGCGCGACACCGAGAATGTTCCTTTTCCGGCGGATATTCCGTTGCCGTTGCCCCTGGATTATCGCGGAAAGAAGAAAACGTCCAAGGTGGATGTGACGGGTCTGCTGGCGCTTGTGCAGGATCATTGCGAAGCGTATCTCAGGGCCGAAGTGCTGCCGTACCGGCCCGATGCGTGGATTGATCACGATAAGATCAAGGTGGGGTATGAAATTCCGTTTAACCGCCATTTTTATGAATATGAGCCGCCGCGCCCGCTGGAGGAGATCGAGGCGGATATTCATGGGTTGGAGAAGGAGATTATGGCGATGCTGAGGGAGGTGACGGTATGA